A DNA window from Chthonomonas sp. contains the following coding sequences:
- a CDS encoding AAA family ATPase — protein sequence MASIDNQIASASVVICTNIEKLSADRALLSQNILAQLRNLVEAVAVRLHLRDGNHEFEYALVGPAMDWVGSGKKQINFLHRFHRLLQMSSSHYTLEGDPSERLMLKYFEYLLRIRTLTREVFGFEILHNLESFPVDLDPSLHEYHRKIAERIAFVGPAKPDARHDRYYINKVRPFFINGRIFYEVTFTEAVNNTSKFDRLIAFTSIDITEQYSANLTLVQESIEVLGFTMPIWIIQKWEISIRPCELINFAKILGQDINVGSGDKEYRFLMQYLTTTEGSLLNLMDISDTQYLELRDRILNGTQKQVIFPALERARKIIRKHLPGTDVLRYLLLQMNNRIIKLQSEATECGFLSNLKLSSGCKPFDEMPFCTSLRQHNPRFSDLFASIDATGRTHELLVRRVKNNVERHGLLYTPVAELESFGEVDHLIATYNGKLYRGHGNRFMIMDKGHVFIREYEEGTVSIIRNLQEFAGSGIGGHGDAVDRWLDETPLIVDDVAKKAALKSLFEKSRVALVYGAAGTGKSTMVNYIANYLNDRTKLLLAHTNPAVDNLKRKVVAKNTWFRTVSSQKSKSETYDILIIDECSTVSNADLLKVLENTSLKLLVLVGDVFQIEAIQFGNWFSIIRHFLPRESVFELTRPFRTDSEALLGFWSKVRNLEDGIEESIAHNQYSAVLDESLFTSKDQDEITLCLNYDGLYGINNINRFLQSSNAGKSVSWGVATYKVGDPVLFNESARFKPLIYNNLKGRITGVQAFGDRIQFEVELDRAVTELDVDGVELRYLGGSSVQFDVLKARSTDDDDDMSNAVVPFQVAYAVSIHKAQGLEYDSVKVVVTEANEEDITHNILYTAITRTRKHLKIYWTPETQHAVLSCLERRKSDKDVALLKARQGW from the coding sequence GTGGCATCTATCGATAATCAAATCGCCAGCGCTAGTGTGGTTATCTGCACTAACATCGAAAAGCTTTCTGCTGACCGGGCATTGCTATCTCAGAACATTCTTGCCCAGCTACGAAATCTCGTCGAAGCGGTTGCTGTTCGGCTCCACCTCCGTGATGGCAACCATGAGTTTGAATATGCGCTCGTGGGGCCGGCTATGGACTGGGTCGGATCCGGAAAGAAGCAGATCAACTTCCTTCACAGATTCCACAGGCTGTTACAGATGAGTTCCTCTCATTACACCCTTGAAGGAGACCCATCGGAGCGGTTAATGCTCAAATATTTCGAGTATTTGTTAAGAATCCGCACGCTGACGAGAGAAGTCTTTGGGTTTGAGATTCTGCACAATCTTGAATCTTTCCCAGTAGACCTTGACCCATCACTACATGAATATCACCGCAAAATCGCTGAGCGCATCGCTTTCGTTGGACCTGCCAAACCGGATGCCAGACATGATCGCTACTATATAAATAAAGTCCGTCCATTCTTCATAAACGGACGCATTTTCTACGAGGTCACCTTCACCGAAGCGGTAAACAACACGAGTAAATTTGACCGACTCATTGCCTTTACTTCTATCGACATCACTGAGCAGTATTCCGCAAACCTAACGCTCGTCCAGGAGTCTATCGAAGTCTTGGGGTTCACGATGCCCATTTGGATTATTCAGAAATGGGAAATTTCAATCCGTCCTTGTGAGTTGATCAACTTTGCCAAGATTTTAGGTCAAGACATCAATGTAGGTTCAGGAGATAAGGAGTATCGCTTCCTGATGCAATATCTTACGACAACCGAGGGCAGCCTACTGAACTTAATGGATATCTCAGACACTCAATACCTAGAACTCCGTGATCGGATTCTGAATGGGACTCAGAAGCAAGTCATCTTTCCTGCCCTGGAGCGAGCTCGGAAAATCATCCGCAAACATCTTCCTGGAACAGATGTGTTGCGATACCTGCTACTTCAGATGAACAATCGAATAATTAAGCTTCAGTCTGAGGCCACAGAGTGTGGATTTCTCTCGAATTTGAAGCTGTCTTCTGGGTGCAAGCCGTTTGATGAAATGCCGTTCTGCACATCTCTCCGGCAACATAATCCCAGGTTCTCTGATCTTTTCGCCTCCATTGACGCTACGGGGAGGACTCACGAACTATTGGTCCGGCGTGTGAAGAATAACGTTGAAAGGCATGGCCTTCTCTACACGCCTGTTGCAGAACTGGAGTCGTTTGGCGAAGTTGACCATCTGATTGCTACCTATAACGGGAAGTTATATCGGGGGCATGGGAATCGGTTCATGATAATGGACAAAGGGCATGTGTTCATTCGCGAGTACGAAGAGGGAACAGTGTCAATTATAAGGAATCTCCAAGAGTTTGCTGGCTCTGGCATTGGGGGACACGGTGATGCAGTTGATAGATGGTTAGACGAGACACCACTAATTGTTGACGATGTGGCAAAAAAGGCGGCACTCAAGTCACTTTTTGAGAAGTCTCGTGTCGCCCTAGTTTACGGCGCTGCAGGAACAGGTAAATCAACGATGGTTAACTACATCGCGAACTATCTGAATGACAGGACGAAGCTTTTGCTGGCACACACTAATCCCGCCGTTGATAACCTGAAGCGAAAGGTCGTTGCCAAAAACACTTGGTTCCGAACTGTCAGTAGTCAAAAATCGAAGAGTGAGACGTACGACATTTTGATAATAGATGAATGCAGCACTGTCAGTAACGCTGACCTTTTAAAGGTGTTAGAAAATACTTCATTAAAGCTCCTCGTGCTCGTAGGCGACGTGTTTCAGATTGAAGCGATTCAATTCGGTAACTGGTTCAGTATCATACGCCACTTCTTACCAAGAGAATCTGTGTTCGAGTTGACGAGGCCTTTTCGAACAGATAGTGAGGCGCTTCTTGGATTCTGGAGCAAGGTTCGCAATTTAGAGGACGGTATTGAAGAGTCCATCGCGCATAACCAGTATTCTGCGGTACTTGACGAGTCGCTGTTTACATCAAAAGATCAAGATGAGATCACGCTTTGCCTTAACTACGATGGTCTATACGGGATCAATAATATTAATCGGTTTTTGCAAAGTAGTAATGCTGGCAAATCTGTGAGTTGGGGTGTTGCGACTTATAAGGTTGGGGACCCTGTCCTTTTCAACGAGAGCGCAAGGTTCAAACCGCTTATCTACAACAACCTTAAGGGCCGCATCACCGGTGTTCAAGCATTCGGTGATCGAATTCAATTTGAGGTTGAGTTGGATCGAGCCGTTACAGAGCTCGATGTAGATGGTGTTGAACTTCGTTACTTAGGAGGATCGTCGGTCCAGTTCGATGTACTCAAGGCTCGCAGTACAGACGACGATGATGATATGTCCAATGCTGTTGTTCCGTTCCAAGTGGCCTATGCTGTTTCTATTCATAAAGCTCAAGGTCTTGAGTATGACTCGGTGAAAGTTGTTGTTACCGAGGCAAACGAAGAAGACATCACGCACAACATCCTCTACACTGCTATCACGCGCACAAGGAAGCATCTAAAGATCTACTGGACGCCCGAGACCCAACACGCGGTACTTAGCTGTCTTGAACGCAGGAAGAGCGATAAAGACGTTGCATTGCTGAAGGCAAGGCAGGGGTGGTAG